Proteins co-encoded in one Aspergillus flavus chromosome 2, complete sequence genomic window:
- a CDS encoding S-adenosyl-L-methionine-dependent methyltransferase has product MTALESTDWTVGFSHFEKEACAIIQPPQESRRPFLVDVGGGHGHQCIQLIKKYPNLSGWLTLQDLPQAVDQLPKIDGVETMVHDIFQTQIVKGKSYIYTQHNYPGILPSSADMKINTQGAKFYYLRRILHDYPDAQGIKILKNLRTVMAHDSQILIDEMVLPGTNVPWQATLADLSLMVSMGGKERSKEQWEAAC; this is encoded by the coding sequence ATGACTGCACTCGAATCAACCGACTGGACAGTTGGGTTCAGTCATTTCGAAAAGGAAGCTTGCGCTATAATCCAACCGCCTCAGGAATCGCGCAGACCATTTCTTGTCGACGTGGGCGGCGGCCACGGCCATCAATGCATCCAACTCATAAAGAAATACCCAAATCTCAGCGGATGGCTCACCCTCCAGGACCTACCACAAGCAGTAGATCAGCTCCCTAAAATCGACGGAGTAGAAACCATGGTACATGACATCTTCCAGACACAGATCGTTAAAGGCAAATCCTACATCTATACTCAGCACAACTACCCCGGTATCCTACCGTCATCGGCTGACATGAAAATAAACACCCAAGGTGCCAAATTCTACTACCTCCGTAGAATCCTTCACGACTATCCTGACGCCCAAGGTATCAAAATCCTCAAGAACCTACGCACCGTAATGGCCCACGATTCGCAGATCCTCATCGATGAAATGGTCTTGCCGGGGACCAACGTACCTTGGCAAGCGACACTGGCTGATCTATCGTTGATGGTCTCCATGGGCGGAAAGGAGCGCTCAAAGGAGCAGTGGGAAGCTGCTTGCTGA